CCGGAGCCGTCGTCGTCGTCGGTTCGAACGCGGCAGGAGTACCGCGAATGTCGATGGGTGCCTACGGATCCTCCAAGGCCGCCGCCACGATGTTGACTCGGGTCCTCGGTCTCGAACTGGCTCGGGACGGCATCCGGGCCAACATCGTCGCACCCGGGTCCACCGATACCGACATGCAGCGATCTCTGTGGCCGGACGCGACCGACGAGAGCAACATTCAACCCGTCGTCGACGGTGACCTCGCGTCGTACAAGAACGGTATTCCGTTGGGCCGCATAGCCTCTGCGGAAGACATCGCCGACTCGGTCGAATTCCTGCTCTCCGATCGGGCCCGACACATCACGATGCAGGCACTCTACGTCGACGGCGGTGCGACGCTCGGAGCCTGAGTGTCGGCCGTGCTTCTCAGCGTCGCGCGATCGGAATCACCAATGGAGTGTGCGATTCCGGATCGTCGATGATGCGGCACGGCAGTCCGAAAACCGCCTCCACCACGTCGGCGGTGACGATCTCGGCCGGCGGCCCTTCGACGACGACGGCGCCGTCCTTCATCGCGATGATGTGATCGGCGTACCGGCAGGCGTGGTTGAGGTCGTGCAGCACCGCGACCAGTGTGTTGCCGTTCTCGCGGGGCAGTGTGGCCAACAAGTCGAGAAGCTCGATCTGGTGCGCGATGTCGAGAAAGGTCGTGGGCTCGTCCAAGAGCAAAAGTGGTGTCTGTTGCGCGAGAACCATTGCCACCCATACTCGTTGCTGCTGTCCACCGGACAGTTCGTCGACCGGTCGGGCCGACAGCGACGTCACTCCGGTGGCGTCCATGGCCAGGACGACCGCATCCTCGTCCGCCGTCGACCACTGCCGGATCAACTTCTGATGGGGATATCGTCCTCGCGCAACGAGATCGGCTACCGAGATACCGTCGGGTGCGATGGAGGTCTGGGGCAACAGGCCGAGGCGTCGCGCAACCTCCTTTGCCGGGTACGACGAGATGTACTTGCCGTCCAGCAGAACGGCTCCGAGGGAGGGCTTCAGCAGCCGCGAGAGTGCTCGCAGCAGCGTCGATTTACCGCAGGCGTTGGGGCCGACGATGACCGTGAACTTGCCGTCGGGAATCGCGACGGTCAAGTTCTCGATGATCACGCTCTTGTCGTATCCGACCGTGATCGCGTCTGCGTGCAACCGAGACTCGGTCATCGCTTTCTCCCTGTCACTGCTTTCTCCCTTCGCGAGCGAGCAACCACACGAAATATGCGCCTCCCACCGACACGGTCACAACACCGACCGGCAGCTGAGTCGGGGCGAAGACGCGCTGTGCGACAACGTCACTGACCACGAGCATCAGCGCCCCCATACAGGCCGCGGGTACCATCGCGACTCCTGATGTTCCGGTAAGCCTGCGCGCGAGTTGCGGCGCAGCGAGCGCGACGAACGAAATGGGTCCCGCGGCCGCGGTGACCAGTGCGATCAACGCTACGCCCAGAAGAACCAGCATCAGACGCGTCGGTTCGGCGCGCACCCCGAGGGCACGTGCGGCGTCGTCCCCCATCTCCAACATCGGCAACCGCCGCGACAGTACCGCCAGGCACGGAGTGATCACGGCCATCACTATCAGCGCCGGCCACACCTGCGCCCATCCCAACCCGTTGAGACTTCCCGCACCCCAGACGGCGGCCGCGATCGCTTCGGCCAGATCGGCCTTCACGACCAACCAGGTGTTGACCGAGGCCAACATCGCGCTGACGCCGATCCCGACGATGATCAGCCGAAAGCCCTGCACCCCGCGCTTGTAGGCAAGCAGATACACCGCCGCCGCCGTGGCCAGTCCGCCCACGAGCGCGCCCGCTCCGGTCCGGTAATAGCCGCCACCGAGAGTGAGGATGACGACGAGCGCGCCTGTGTACGCGCCGGTGGCGAATCCGATGATGTCGGGGCTGCCCAACGGATTGCGCGTCAACGACTGAAAGACCGCACCGGATACACCGAGGGCGGCTCCGAACAGGAACGCCAGTGCCACTCGGGGAAAGCGCCACTCCATGACGATGATCTCGGTGACGCGTGGAGCGTCACCGAACACCGCGGCCAGCACCTCGTTCGGCGGAACGTAGTAGTCGCCGGTACCGACCGCGAGAACGGCGACCACCGCCGTCGCGAGAAGCAGTGCGGCACAGACCGTCACCGTTCGGATGTCGATTCGTCCGTCCACCCGATCACGCAGTCGAACGATCCACAACCGCCGCCCGAAGTCCACGCTGCCGCGCTGCCCTGGGGTCACAGTCCGCTCGCCTTCTTGCGGCGGACCAGCACGATCAGTACCGGAGCGCCGACGAATGCGGTGACTATCCCCACCTGGAGCTCACCCGGCCGAACAACGATACGGCCCACCACGTCGGCAAGCAGCAGCAGTCCCGGTGCCGCGAACACGGTGTAGATCAGAATCCAGCGCTGATCCGGCCCGACGAACCACCGCACCATGTGCGGAATCATCAGTCCGACGAACCCGATGGGCCCGGCCGCTGCGGTCGCGGCACCGGCGAGCAGAGTCACTGCGACAACACCGATGAGGCGCGTACGCATCACTCGTGCTCCCAACGACTGCGCCAGATCGTCACCGAGTGCGATCGCGTTGAGCGGACGTGCGACGAGGGCAGCCAGCAACAGCCCCGATGCGATGAACGGCCCGGTCGCAGTCACGATGTCCAGGCCGCGGCCGGCCAATGATCCCGCGCTCCAGAACCGCATTCTGTCGAAGGCGTCCGGGTCGAGGAGCAGCATGCCCGAGGTGATTCCACCGAGTACCGCACCGAGCGCAATTCCGGACAGGGTCAGGCGAATCGGCGTCGCGCCCGCCCGCCCCATCGACCCCAGTGCGTACACCGCGACCGCGGCGAGTACGGCTCCGGCGAACGCGAACCAGATGTAGGAGTCGATACCGGTGAAACCCAGTACGCCGACGGCCAACGCGACGAAGAACGCGGCTCCGGCGTTGACGCCCAGGATGCCCGGATCGGCCAGGGGGTTTCGCGTCATCGCCTGGATCAGTGCACCGGCCACCCCTAGTGCGCTGCCCACGACGAGCCCAAGAACGGTTCGCGGAAGGCGCAGTTCGCGGACGATCACAGAGTCGGTGGAACCGTCGGAGAAGAACAGGCCATGCCAGACCGAACCGAGGGGGATGTACTCGGTGCCTACCGCGACACTCACCAGGCACAGGGTCGCGAGAACTCCGATGACGACGACCAACCCTGCGGTCCGCCGCGCATCGGTGTGAGCAAGCCCCTCCGCTGACACCGGGTGGTCCGCCTCATCGATCACCCTGTCCTCACACGGTCTGCACTACGGATATCGAGTACGGCGATACCCCAGCCGACGAGACGAGACGCGGTCACCACCAGGCCTGCAGCGGTTGCGACCGCCTCGAACTCGGCTCTGGTTCGCACTCCACTGCCATGCATGCAGAGCATCAACAGATCGAACTCGGCCTGATCCTCGTTGATCGCACCGTCGTCCGACAGTCTTTCCACCACAACCAGTTTGCCTCCCTCCGACAAGCCTGCTGCGGCGCTCGCCAGGAGCAACGCCAGATCGTCGTCACGATAATGCCCGGTGACC
The nucleotide sequence above comes from Rhodococcoides fascians A25f. Encoded proteins:
- a CDS encoding 2,3-dihydro-2,3-dihydroxybenzoate dehydrogenase, whose translation is MTITLVVGAGKGIGRATAIALAHAGRRLALADIDNEALTETAALLRGAASIHVVDVRDPDAVTAMVTEIESTLGPISGLAHVAGILSTGSVLDSSLHDWRKIFDVNVFGLLNVVQAVCKPMRERRTGAVVVVGSNAAGVPRMSMGAYGSSKAAATMLTRVLGLELARDGIRANIVAPGSTDTDMQRSLWPDATDESNIQPVVDGDLASYKNGIPLGRIASAEDIADSVEFLLSDRARHITMQALYVDGGATLGA
- a CDS encoding ABC transporter ATP-binding protein: MTESRLHADAITVGYDKSVIIENLTVAIPDGKFTVIVGPNACGKSTLLRALSRLLKPSLGAVLLDGKYISSYPAKEVARRLGLLPQTSIAPDGISVADLVARGRYPHQKLIRQWSTADEDAVVLAMDATGVTSLSARPVDELSGGQQQRVWVAMVLAQQTPLLLLDEPTTFLDIAHQIELLDLLATLPRENGNTLVAVLHDLNHACRYADHIIAMKDGAVVVEGPPAEIVTADVVEAVFGLPCRIIDDPESHTPLVIPIARR
- a CDS encoding FecCD family ABC transporter permease, with translation MTPGQRGSVDFGRRLWIVRLRDRVDGRIDIRTVTVCAALLLATAVVAVLAVGTGDYYVPPNEVLAAVFGDAPRVTEIIVMEWRFPRVALAFLFGAALGVSGAVFQSLTRNPLGSPDIIGFATGAYTGALVVILTLGGGYYRTGAGALVGGLATAAAVYLLAYKRGVQGFRLIIVGIGVSAMLASVNTWLVVKADLAEAIAAAVWGAGSLNGLGWAQVWPALIVMAVITPCLAVLSRRLPMLEMGDDAARALGVRAEPTRLMLVLLGVALIALVTAAAGPISFVALAAPQLARRLTGTSGVAMVPAACMGALMLVVSDVVAQRVFAPTQLPVGVVTVSVGGAYFVWLLAREGRKQ
- a CDS encoding iron chelate uptake ABC transporter family permease subunit, which translates into the protein MIDEADHPVSAEGLAHTDARRTAGLVVVIGVLATLCLVSVAVGTEYIPLGSVWHGLFFSDGSTDSVIVRELRLPRTVLGLVVGSALGVAGALIQAMTRNPLADPGILGVNAGAAFFVALAVGVLGFTGIDSYIWFAFAGAVLAAVAVYALGSMGRAGATPIRLTLSGIALGAVLGGITSGMLLLDPDAFDRMRFWSAGSLAGRGLDIVTATGPFIASGLLLAALVARPLNAIALGDDLAQSLGARVMRTRLIGVVAVTLLAGAATAAAGPIGFVGLMIPHMVRWFVGPDQRWILIYTVFAAPGLLLLADVVGRIVVRPGELQVGIVTAFVGAPVLIVLVRRKKASGL